A genomic region of Helicoverpa zea isolate HzStark_Cry1AcR chromosome 8, ilHelZeax1.1, whole genome shotgun sequence contains the following coding sequences:
- the LOC124632220 gene encoding juvenile hormone esterase-like, protein MEKTLLCVLFFVANVFSEPRVDPLVLITGQGLVRGHRASDGDYSKFLGVPYAQVDPEDPFGPSQTRQPFQELIFNAKDGSIKCPQMGPSSSDTEVIDCLALNIYVPFRAGAMDPLPVLVWFHGGDFVRGSSGEYGVKNLVRHDVVVVTVNYRLGPYGFMCLDTPSVPGNQGLKDQYTALAWIRKNIGAFGGNPYNVTIAGQDAGAVSVLLHLYADNDKLFHKVIVESGTPQTEGMFVNSDANAAIVLAEHLGFNTTSTEEALNFLTNSPHNLVTAAAYELDLQLRPCQEKSFSGIENFVEYDPYSLTNEKKVKNTPVLIGLTSQERDSLSSDYYDSDPFYEKLKNNFDIHGEQLEKAATLVRRFYLGDKSVSEDVATELENFESDFVYNHPSERIMTRLLQENVGSRMYEYLFSYVGDSSKEGAGHSSELKYLFNLQDDDTETSEEDQLIIDRITTLWANFVKYGNPTPRKSDLIPEKWTPATVSTRPTMIIDTDIRMESRIENQRMAFWDLFYSMYGSYSKLVRECVFTDCC, encoded by the exons atggaAAAAACTCTTCTGTGTGTGTTATTTTTTGTGGCAAATGTGTTCAGTGAACCAAGAGTTGATCCGCTGGTCCTGATCACCGGTCAAGGGTTAGTGAGGGGTCATAGGGCGTCTGATGGAGACTATTCCAAGTTTTTAGGAGTACCATATGCCCAAGTGGACCCAGAAGATCCTTTCGGT ccGTCACAAACACGACAACCATTTCAAGAGTTAATCTTCAACGCCAAAGATGGATCAATCAAATGCCCTCAAATGGGTCCTTCAAGTAGTGACACAGAAGTTATTGACTGCCTGGCCCTCAATATCTATGTACCATTCAGAGCGGGTGCCATGGACCCTCTACCTGTACTAGTTTGGTTCCACGGCGGAGACTTCGTCAGAGGCAGTTCAGGAGAATATGGTGTCAAAAATCTCGTCAGACATGACGTAGTGGTAGTTACCGTCAACTACCGTCTTGGGCCTTACGGTTTTATGTGTCTTGATACTCCTTCTGTACCTGGTAACCAGGGTTTAAAGGACCAATATACAGCTCTAGCTTGGATCAGGAAAAACATTGGGGCGTTCGGTGGCAATCCCTACAATGTTACTATTGCTGGTCAAGATGCTGGAGCCGTCTCAgtattattacatttatatgCAGATAACGATAAATTGTTCCACAAAGTAATTGTCGAGAGTGGAACTCCGCAGACTGAAGGCATGTTCGTGAACTCGGATGCAAATGCTGCTATCGTCTTAGCTGAGCATTTAGGATTCAATACAACTAGTACTGAAGAAGCTCTGAACTTCCTCACTAACTCTCCACATAActtagtcacagcagctgcatATGAACTAGACTTACAACTCAGGCCTTGCCAGGAGAAATCTTTCAGTGGCATTGAAAACTTTGTGGAATACGATCCCTACTCATTAACAAACGAGAAGAAAGTGAAAAATACGCCGGTACTCATTGGTTTAACGAGCCAAGAACGTGACTCGCTCAGCAGTGATTACTATGATTCCGATCCGTTTTAtgaaaaattgaaaaacaatttCGATATCCATGGGGAACAGTTGGAAAAAGCTGCTACACTTGTGAGACGTTTTTACCTTGGTGATAAATCTGTGTCAGAGGATGTAGCGACAGAATTAGAGAATTTCGAATCTGATTTTGTGTACAATCATCCATCAGAAAGAATTATGACAAGGCTTTTGCAAGAGAATGTTGGATCCAGGATGTATGAATATTTGTTTAGTTATGTTGGAGATTCGAGTAAAGAAGGCGCTGGACATTCGTCTGAACTTAAATACTTGTTCAATTTACAAGATGACGATACTGAAACGAGTGAAGAAGACCAGTTAATAATCGACCGTATTACAACCTTGTGGGCCAACTTTGTCAAATATGG AAACCCGACTCCTCGTAAGAGCGACCTGATTCCAGAGAAATGGACTCCAGCCACTGTTTCCACCAGACCTACCATGATCATTGACACTGACATCAGAATGGAGAGCAGGATTGAAAACCAGAGGATGGCTTTCTGGGACCTCTTCTACTCAATGTATGGGAGCTACAGCAAGTTGGTGCGCGAATGTGTTTTTACCGACTGCTGCTAA
- the LOC124632744 gene encoding lipase member H-B-like translates to MKIVVILMLVVCVQADTGQPAGFMADCPGMNRTTILSEATKRSLSVVVVYPTSGFLGHREVRCKLSTEGAASAAKHLDFKKRKTQVMISGYLDGSFSPIVRSFISMYLKLGRNVIVLEIFPILVRTYPIAARITKPLGELLGEFLASLTFQGLSPRRLELVGGSLGAHIASFAADTYRQLTGRRPARITGLDPAGPCFRNVPATARLHADAANHVDVLHTNIDGFGIAQPLGHVDFYANGGEFQTSIKGDFIMPCFQLCSHIRSAFYWLLAYSNPDKFVAVQCDSVANARIGDCFNGTIRTNVLGPKTNFSKTGVFYLPTEATAPYHLGLNGLKKRKFGVNDYLMTPSPDEDMTI, encoded by the exons ATGAAAATTGTGGTGATTTTGATGTTGGTGGTATGCGTGCAAGCGGATACTGGACAGCCGGCTGGGTTTATGGCTGATT GTCCAGGAATGAATCGAACGACTATCTTGTCAGAGGCCACGAAGCGATCACTATCAGTGGTAGTAGTGTACCCAACTTCAGGCTTCCTGGGCCACCGGGAGGTACGATGTAAGCTTAGCACGGAGGGCGCCGCGTCCGCAGCCAAACACCTTGACTTTAAGAAACGGAAAACTCAG GTGATGATCAGCGGTTACTTGGACGGCTCCTTCTCTCCAATTGTGCGCTCCTTCATATCAATGTACCTGAAACTAGGACGAAACGTCATCGTATTGGAAATATTTCCCATTCTCGTGCGAACTTATCCAAT AGCTGCCCGCATCACGAAGCCGCTGGGTGAGCTACTAGGCGAGTTCCTTGCTTCCCTGACCTTCCAGGGCTTATCTCCCCGTCGTCTTGAGCTGGTGGGCGGCAGCCTGGGCGCCCACATCGCGTCCTTCGCAGCCGACACGTACCGACAGTTGACCGGCCGACGACCCGCTAGGATTACTG GCCTAGATCCGGCGGGTCCGTGCTTCCGCAACGTGCCGGCCACGGCGCGCCTACACGCCGACGCGGCGAATCACGTCGACGTGCTGCACACTAACATCGACGGCTTCGGGATAGCACAGCCTTTGGGACATGTCGACTTTTATGCTAATGGAG GTGAATTTCAAACATCAATAAAAGGCGACTTCATAATGCCGTGCTTCCAACTATGCAGTCACATTCGATCAGCATTCTACTGGCTCCTAGCCTACAGCAACCCTGACAAATTTGTCGCAGTACAATGCGACTCAGTCGCAAACGCTAGAATAGGGGACTGCTTTAATGGAACTATAAGGACCAATGTTTTAGGACCAAAAACCAACTTTAGTAAGACGGGAGTGttttacctacctactgaaGCTACTGCACCCTATCATTTAGGTTTGAATGGCTTGAAGAAGAGAAAGTTTGGTGTGAATGATTATCTGATGACACCGTCCCCTGATGAAGACATGACCATTTAA